The following are encoded together in the Leptidea sinapis chromosome 29, ilLepSina1.1, whole genome shotgun sequence genome:
- the LOC126973438 gene encoding cytoplasmic dynein 2 intermediate chain 2-like isoform X2, producing the protein MSGLSGFDSEAVGFESIASEKRTGTTSGTQTKFEESGVGCQTNLSCNKGCTASAEDFTDDELKEYPPPGLNEFLRRVVPTMMDQLNQSDKLYNSSDSEDEELLTAKLFQEIKVQDGSGDHQSAILSVTWSSAGNSLAVSIGQLNHETWCQSSGLIKVFTLKRAGGERFVHSLDISENNCVTCLKYHPSVAALLAYGSTSGEVVLCNLMNGNMEEGTQLASPAGCHGSRRVTSLKWADAPLANTFLVMQITNKGKRRGAADQVLFSAGCDGTLNAWQVNASSKVFENIICYNINASRKTSPPNITCFDFIKSFPLRPSDDKRPDDIFVVGTDSGKIFLCRIKSGVSEDPVFDVLDGHNTFVLDVEFSYQKAGVFVSVSIDSELRVYDVNQRAPVLSLEKISCMSWLPTVPCVVLGLAQHERQLIQVYNMSSGKPVRVDGLLGNACITCLAVSQMGSSSCRIAAGDREGRLRVWELPTRRFRMSAEDLDF; encoded by the exons atgtcGGGGTTGAGTGGATTCGATAGCGAAGCTGTTGGTTTCGAGAGTATCGCTTCAGAAAAACGCACTGGTACTACCAGTGGCACCCAAACTAAATTCGAAGAATCTGGAGTTGGTTGCCAAACGAATTTGTCCTGCAATAAAGGCTGCACTGCCAGTGCCGAGGATTTTACCGATGATGAACTTAAAGAATATCCTCCTCCGGGCCTCAATGAGTTTCTGCGAAGAGTTGTCCCGACAATGATGGATCAGCTGAACCAAAGCGATAAGTTATACAACTCCTCCGATTCTGAAGATGAAGAGCTTCTAACTGCGAAGCTATTTCAGGAAATTAAAGTGCAGGACGGTTCTGGGGACCACCAGTCTGCGATCCTGAGCGTCACCTGGAGTAGTGCTGGTAACTCTTTAGCGGTATCCATCGGTCAATTGAACCATGAGACTTGGTGCCAAAGTTCAGGGCTTATAAAGGTGTTTACACTGAAGCGAGCTGGCGGGGAAAGATTCGTCCATTCTCTGGATATCTCTGAGAACAACTGTGTAACTTGTTTGAAGTACCATCCATCAGTCGCAGCATTGCTGGCGTATGGGTCAACTTCTGGTGAAGTGGTTTTATGTAATTTGATGAACGGGAATATGGAAGAAGGGACTCAGTTGGCCTCTCCTGCTGGGTGCCACGGATCGAGGAGAGTGACTTCCTTGAAATGGGCCGACGCGCCCTTGGCGAATACGTTTTTGGTTATGCAGATTACGAATAAGGGAAAACGACGCGGTGCGGCCGACCAG GTTCTCTTCTCGGCCGGCTGCGATGGCACTCTGAACGCCTGGCAAGTAAACGCCAGCTCCAAGGTGTTCGAGAACATAATCTGCTACAACATCAACGCCTCAAGGAAGACATCACCCCCAAACATCACCTGCTTCGACTTCATCAAGTCCTTCCCGCTCAGACCCAGCGACGACAAGCGCCCAGATGACATATTCGTTGTTGGAACTGATTCTGGGAAGATATTTCTCTGTAGGATCAAAAGTGGGGTGTCCGAGGACCCGGTGTTTGATGTTCTGGACGGGCACAACACTTTTGTTCTCGATGTAGAGTTCAGTTACCAGAAAGCTGGCGTGTTTGTTTCGGTGTCTATTGACTCGGAGCTGAGGGTTTATGATGTCAATCAGAGAGCGCCG GTACTGAGCCTGGAGAAAATATCGTGCATGTCGTGGTTACCTACGGTGCCCTGCGTGGTGCTGGGGCTCGCACAACACGAGCGGCAGCTCATCCAAGTGTACAACATGTCGAGCGGCAAGCCTGTACGTGTGGACGGACTGCTCGGCAACGCTTGCATCACCTGTCTCGCTGTCAGTCAGATGGG TTCCAGTTCATGTCGTATTGCGGCGGGTGACCGCGAGGGACGCCTGCGAGTGTGGGAGTTACCGACGCGGCGGTTCCGAATGTCCGCTGAGGATTTAGACTTTTAG
- the LOC126973438 gene encoding cytoplasmic dynein 2 intermediate chain 2-like isoform X1, with protein sequence MSGLSGFDSEAVGFESIASEKRTGTTSGTQTKFEESGVGCQTNLSCNKGCTASAEDFTDDELKEYPPPGLNEFLRRVVPTMMDQLNQSDKLYNSSDSEDEELLTAKLFQEIKVQDGSGDHQSAILSVTWSSAGNSLAVSIGQLNHETWCQSSGLIKVFTLKRAGGERFVHSLDISENNCVTCLKYHPSVAALLAYGSTSGEVVLCNLMNGNMEEGTQLASPAGCHGSRRVTSLKWADAPLANTFLVMQITNKGKRRGAADQVLFSAGCDGTLNAWQVNASSKVFENIICYNINASRKTSPPNITCFDFIKSFPLRPSDDKRPDDIFVVGTDSGKIFLCRIKSGVSEDPVFDVLDGHNTFVLDVEFSYQKAGVFVSVSIDSELRVYDVNQRAPVMVLSLEKISCMSWLPTVPCVVLGLAQHERQLIQVYNMSSGKPVRVDGLLGNACITCLAVSQMGSSSCRIAAGDREGRLRVWELPTRRFRMSAEDLDF encoded by the exons atgtcGGGGTTGAGTGGATTCGATAGCGAAGCTGTTGGTTTCGAGAGTATCGCTTCAGAAAAACGCACTGGTACTACCAGTGGCACCCAAACTAAATTCGAAGAATCTGGAGTTGGTTGCCAAACGAATTTGTCCTGCAATAAAGGCTGCACTGCCAGTGCCGAGGATTTTACCGATGATGAACTTAAAGAATATCCTCCTCCGGGCCTCAATGAGTTTCTGCGAAGAGTTGTCCCGACAATGATGGATCAGCTGAACCAAAGCGATAAGTTATACAACTCCTCCGATTCTGAAGATGAAGAGCTTCTAACTGCGAAGCTATTTCAGGAAATTAAAGTGCAGGACGGTTCTGGGGACCACCAGTCTGCGATCCTGAGCGTCACCTGGAGTAGTGCTGGTAACTCTTTAGCGGTATCCATCGGTCAATTGAACCATGAGACTTGGTGCCAAAGTTCAGGGCTTATAAAGGTGTTTACACTGAAGCGAGCTGGCGGGGAAAGATTCGTCCATTCTCTGGATATCTCTGAGAACAACTGTGTAACTTGTTTGAAGTACCATCCATCAGTCGCAGCATTGCTGGCGTATGGGTCAACTTCTGGTGAAGTGGTTTTATGTAATTTGATGAACGGGAATATGGAAGAAGGGACTCAGTTGGCCTCTCCTGCTGGGTGCCACGGATCGAGGAGAGTGACTTCCTTGAAATGGGCCGACGCGCCCTTGGCGAATACGTTTTTGGTTATGCAGATTACGAATAAGGGAAAACGACGCGGTGCGGCCGACCAG GTTCTCTTCTCGGCCGGCTGCGATGGCACTCTGAACGCCTGGCAAGTAAACGCCAGCTCCAAGGTGTTCGAGAACATAATCTGCTACAACATCAACGCCTCAAGGAAGACATCACCCCCAAACATCACCTGCTTCGACTTCATCAAGTCCTTCCCGCTCAGACCCAGCGACGACAAGCGCCCAGATGACATATTCGTTGTTGGAACTGATTCTGGGAAGATATTTCTCTGTAGGATCAAAAGTGGGGTGTCCGAGGACCCGGTGTTTGATGTTCTGGACGGGCACAACACTTTTGTTCTCGATGTAGAGTTCAGTTACCAGAAAGCTGGCGTGTTTGTTTCGGTGTCTATTGACTCGGAGCTGAGGGTTTATGATGTCAATCAGAGAGCGCCGGTAATG GTACTGAGCCTGGAGAAAATATCGTGCATGTCGTGGTTACCTACGGTGCCCTGCGTGGTGCTGGGGCTCGCACAACACGAGCGGCAGCTCATCCAAGTGTACAACATGTCGAGCGGCAAGCCTGTACGTGTGGACGGACTGCTCGGCAACGCTTGCATCACCTGTCTCGCTGTCAGTCAGATGGG TTCCAGTTCATGTCGTATTGCGGCGGGTGACCGCGAGGGACGCCTGCGAGTGTGGGAGTTACCGACGCGGCGGTTCCGAATGTCCGCTGAGGATTTAGACTTTTAG